A genomic stretch from Shewanella woodyi ATCC 51908 includes:
- the yidD gene encoding membrane protein insertion efficiency factor YidD, which produces MAKTQSPLQWLATTLIRGYQVFISPFLGANKCRFHPTCSTYAIEAIRLHGSVKGCWLAARRILKCHPLHPGGIDPVPPKTHRCNK; this is translated from the coding sequence ATGGCGAAAACTCAATCGCCGTTACAATGGCTAGCAACCACGTTAATTCGTGGCTACCAAGTCTTCATCAGCCCCTTTTTAGGGGCTAATAAGTGCCGTTTTCATCCAACTTGTTCCACATATGCAATTGAAGCGATTCGTTTGCATGGATCTGTAAAAGGTTGTTGGCTTGCTGCACGACGCATACTAAAATGTCACCCTTTGCATCCGGGCGGAATCGATCCCGTCCCCCCAAAAACACACAGGTGTAATAAATAG